In Nicotiana tabacum cultivar K326 chromosome 17, ASM71507v2, whole genome shotgun sequence, one DNA window encodes the following:
- the LOC142172118 gene encoding uncharacterized protein LOC142172118, which yields MRNHENRPTGSTPFLEVNEVYFHYSKHEKGRGPVHGRGRGQGRNFSGVNHPPKKNNHQKWKGPRANGSEIECYCCGGKEHWANICRIPKHLVELYQASLKDKAPEANFVYDNEFDITYLDVADFFEHHDGKINHSIGDGSMVKDD from the coding sequence ATGAGAAATCACGAAAATCGACCCACTGGGTCTACACCATTTCTTGAAGTGAATGAGGTGTATTTCCATTATTCTAAGCATGAAAAAGGTCGTGGCCCTGTTCATGGTCGTGGTCGTGGCCAAGGAAGAAATTTTTCTGGTGTTAATCACcccccaaagaaaaataaccaccaaaagtggaAAGGGCCAAGGGCAAATGGTTCAGAAATTGAATGTTATTGTTGCGGTGGAAAAGAGCATTGGGCAAATATTTGTCGCATACCAAAacatttggttgagctttatcaagcatctctaaagGATAAAGCTCCTGAAGCTAATTTTGTCTATGacaatgaatttgacatcacCTACTTGGATGTGGCAGATTTTTTTGAGCACCATGATGGAAAAATAAATCACTCGATCGGTGATGGATCTATGGTTAAAGATGATTGA